The Microbacterium sp. SORGH_AS_0862 region GCGCCTCGACGGCAGCGTGCTGCTGGCCGGCTGCGATAAGTCCATCCCCGGCATGCTCATGGCCTCGGCCCGCCTCGACCTGTCGAGCGTCTTCCTCTACGCGGGGTCGATCGCGCCCGGCTGGGTCAAGCTCAGCGACGGCACGGAGAAGGACGTCACCATCATCGACTCGTTCGAGGCCGTAGGCGCATGCCTCGCGGGGAAGATGAGCGAGGCCGACCTCAAGCGCATCGAGTGCGCGATCGCCCCGGGCGAGGGCGCCTGCGGCGGCATGTACACCGCCAACACCATGGCCTCCGTCGCAGAGGCGCTCGGGCTCAGCCTTCCCGGCAGCGCGGCGCCGCCCTCCGCCGACCGCCGCCGCGACTACTTCGCGCACCGCTCGGGCGAGGCCGTCGTCAACCTGCTCAAGCTCGGTATCACGACGCGCGACATCCTCACCAAGGAGGCGTTCGAGAACGCGATCGCCCTGGCCATGGCGCTCGGCGGCTCCACCAACGTCGTCCTGCACCTGCTGGCGATCGCCCGCGAGGCCGACGTCGAGCTCTCGCTCCACGACTTCAACCGCATCGGCGACAAGGTGCCCCACGTCGCCGACATGAAGCCGTTCGGTCAGTACGTCATGAACGACGTCGACCGCCACGGCGGCATCCCGGTCATCATGAAGGCGATGCTGGATGAGGGGCTGCTTCACGGCGACGCCCTCACCGTCACCGGCAAGACGCTCGCCGAGAACCTGCGCGAGCTCGATCCGGACCCCATCGACGGCACCGTGATCCACACCTTCGACAACCCGATCCACGCCACCGGCGGCATCACGATCCTGCACGGCTCGCTGGCGCCGGAAGGGGCGGTCGTCAAGACGGCCGGCTTCGACGCCGCCGTGTTCGAGGGCCCCGCCCGCGTGTTCGAGCGCGAGCGTGCCGCGATGGACGCGCTGGAGGCGGGGGAGATCCACGCCGGCGATGTCGTCGTCATCCGGTACGAGGGGCCCAAGGGCGGCCCGGGCATGCGCGAGATGCTCGCGGTGACCGCCGCCATCAAGGGCGCCGGCCTCGGAAAAGATGTACTACTCTTGACGGACGGACGATTCTCGGGCGGCACAACCGGCCTGTGCATCGGCCACGTAGCACCGGAAGCGGTGGACGCAGGTCCTATCGCTTTCGTGCGCGATGGTGATCTGATACGGGTCGATATCGCGGCTCGCTCTCTCGACCTACTCGTCGATGAGGCCGAGCTGAGCTCCCGCCGCTCTGGCTGGGAGCCGCTTCCCCCGCGCTATACCCGTGGCGTCCTGGCCAAGTACTCGAAGCTCGTGCGTTCGGCTGCCGAAGGCGCCGTCACCGGGTGACTTCGCCTCCGACATCCCGTCATCCACACCCGAGGTAGTTCCCATGTCCTCAGACATCTCTGCGGCCATTCCCCGGCCGCCCGCCCGTGCGCAGTCCGCACCCGTGATCACGGGAGCGGAGGCCGTCGTCCGCTCGCTCGAACTCGTCGGCGTCACCGACGTGTTCGGGCTGCCGGGTGGCGCGATCATGCCCGTCTACGACCCGCTCATGGACGATGAGGCCGTGCGCCACATCCTCGTGCGCCACGAGCAGGGCGCCGGCCACGCGGCCGAGGGGTACGCCGCCGCATCCGGTCGTACCGGAGTCGCCATCGCGACGTCGGGCCCCGGTGCGACGAACCTCGTCACCGCGATCGCGGACGCCTACATGGACTCCGTCCCGCTCGTGTGCATCACCGGTCAGGTCTTCTCGACGCTGATGGGCACCGACGCGTTCCAGGAAGCCGACATCGTGGGCATCACGATGCCGATCACGAAGCACTCGTTCCTGGTGAAGACAGCCGAAGAGATCCCCGGCGCGATCGCGGCCGCTTTCGAGATCGCCAGCACCGGCCGCCCCGGGCCCGTGCTCGTGGACATCACGAAGGACGCCCAGCAGGCCACGGCGCCGTTCATCTGGCCGCCCAAGGTCGAGCTGCCCGGCTACCGCCCGGTGACGAAGGCCCACGGCAAGCAGATCCAGGCCGCGGCCCAGCTGCTGTCCGAGGCCCGCAAGCCGGTCTTGTACGTCGGTGGCGGTGTGATCCGCTCGCACTCCTCGGACGAGCTGCGCGTGCTGGCCGAGGCGACCGGCGCGCCGGTCGTGACGACCCTCATGGCCCGGGGCGCCTTCCCCGACTCGCACCCGCAGAACCTCGGGATGCCCGGCATGCACGGCACGGTGCCCGCGGTGCTCGCGCTGCAGGAGGCCGACCTCATCGTGGCGCTCGGCGCCCGCTTCGACGACCGCGTCACGGGCAAGGCCTCGCTGTTCGCCCCCGGCGCCAAGGTCGTGCACGTCGACATCGACCCCGCGGAGATCTCGAAGATCCGCTTCGCCGATGTGCCGATCGTGGGAGATCTGAAGGAGGTGCTCGTCGACCTGGACGCCGCATTCCGCCAGACCATCGGCGAGCAGCAGCCGGACATCACCGAGTGGTGGAGCTACCTGGACGGCCTCCGCGACGAGTTCCCGCTGGGCTACGCACCCACGACCGACGGTCTGCTCTCGCCGCAGCAGGTGATCTCGCGCATCGGCGAGCTGAGCGGTCCCGAGGCGATCTACGCCGCCGGTGTCGGCCAGCACCAGATGTGGGCCGCCCAGTTCATCAAGTACGAGCGTCCCAACTCGTGGCTCAACTCCGGCGGCGCCGGCACCATGGGCTACGGGGTCCCTGCCGCGATGGGCGCGAAGGTTGCAGAGCCCGACCGTGTGGTGTGGGCGATCGACGGCGACGGCTGCTTCCAGATGACCAATCAGGAGCTCGCCACCTGCGTGATCAACGAGATCCCGATCAAGGTCGCGATCATCAACAACTCGTCGCTGGGCATGGTGCGCCAGTGGCAGACGCTGTTCTTCGACGGCCGCCACTCGAACACCGACCTCAACACCGGACACGGCACCGCCCGCATCCCGGACTTCGTGAAGCTCGCCGACGCGTACGGCTGCCTGGCGATCCGCGTGGAGCGCGAAGACGAGATCGACGCCGCCATCCAGCTCGCCCTCGAGACGAACGATCGCCCCGTCGTGATCGACTTCGTCGTGTCCGCCGACGCGATGGTGTGGCCCATGGTCCCGCAGGGAGTGAGCAACAGCTTCGTGCAGTACGCCCGCGACCACGCACCCGAGTTCGACAAGGAGGACTGACATGACTTCACACGTGCTGAGCCTCCTCGTCGAGGACAAGCCGGGTCTGCTGACCCGCGTGGCGGGCCTTTTCGCCCGCCGCGGCTTCAACATCGAGTCGCTCGCCGTGGGCGTGACCGAGGTGCCGGGTCTCTCGCGCATCACGGTCGTCGTCGACGTCGACCAGCTCCCGCTCGAGCAGGTGACCAAGCAGCTGAACAAGCTGATCAACGTCATCAAGATCGTCGAACTGGATGCGGCCGCGTCCGTACAGCGCCAGCATGTGCTGGTGAAGGTGCGCGCAGACAACGCGAGCCGCTCCAACGTGCTCGAGGTCGTGAACCTGTTCCGCGGTTCCGTCGTCGACTACGCGCCCGACGCGCTCGTGGTCGAGATCACCGGCGACAAGGGCAAGGTGGATGCGTTCCTGCGCGCCCTCGAGCCCTTCGGTGTCAAGGAGATGGCGCAGTCCGGGCTGCTCGCGATCGGTCGCGGCGGCAAGAGCATCACCGAGCGCGTCCTGCGCGGATAACCCCTTTTCGCAAGCCGTTCACCGGTCGTTGAGCGAGCGCAGCGAGTCGAAACGCAACGACCGACACACGAAGGAGAAACACACACCATGGCTGAGATCTTCTACGACGCCGACGCCGACCTCTCGATCATCCAGAGCAAGAAGGTCGCGATCGTCGGCTACGGCTCGCAGGGTCACGCCCACGCGCAGAACCTGCGCGACTCCGGCGTCGAGGTCGTCATCGCGCTCAAGGACGGCTCCAAGTCCGCCGCCAAGG contains the following coding sequences:
- the ilvD gene encoding dihydroxy-acid dehydratase; protein product: MSHPDEAIDIKPRSRAVTDGIEATTSRGMLRAVGMGDEDWDKPQIGIASSWNEITPCNLSLDRLAQGAKEGVHAGGGYPLQFGTISVSDGISMGHEGMHFSLVSREVIADSVETVMMAERLDGSVLLAGCDKSIPGMLMASARLDLSSVFLYAGSIAPGWVKLSDGTEKDVTIIDSFEAVGACLAGKMSEADLKRIECAIAPGEGACGGMYTANTMASVAEALGLSLPGSAAPPSADRRRDYFAHRSGEAVVNLLKLGITTRDILTKEAFENAIALAMALGGSTNVVLHLLAIAREADVELSLHDFNRIGDKVPHVADMKPFGQYVMNDVDRHGGIPVIMKAMLDEGLLHGDALTVTGKTLAENLRELDPDPIDGTVIHTFDNPIHATGGITILHGSLAPEGAVVKTAGFDAAVFEGPARVFERERAAMDALEAGEIHAGDVVVIRYEGPKGGPGMREMLAVTAAIKGAGLGKDVLLLTDGRFSGGTTGLCIGHVAPEAVDAGPIAFVRDGDLIRVDIAARSLDLLVDEAELSSRRSGWEPLPPRYTRGVLAKYSKLVRSAAEGAVTG
- a CDS encoding acetolactate synthase large subunit — its product is MSSDISAAIPRPPARAQSAPVITGAEAVVRSLELVGVTDVFGLPGGAIMPVYDPLMDDEAVRHILVRHEQGAGHAAEGYAAASGRTGVAIATSGPGATNLVTAIADAYMDSVPLVCITGQVFSTLMGTDAFQEADIVGITMPITKHSFLVKTAEEIPGAIAAAFEIASTGRPGPVLVDITKDAQQATAPFIWPPKVELPGYRPVTKAHGKQIQAAAQLLSEARKPVLYVGGGVIRSHSSDELRVLAEATGAPVVTTLMARGAFPDSHPQNLGMPGMHGTVPAVLALQEADLIVALGARFDDRVTGKASLFAPGAKVVHVDIDPAEISKIRFADVPIVGDLKEVLVDLDAAFRQTIGEQQPDITEWWSYLDGLRDEFPLGYAPTTDGLLSPQQVISRIGELSGPEAIYAAGVGQHQMWAAQFIKYERPNSWLNSGGAGTMGYGVPAAMGAKVAEPDRVVWAIDGDGCFQMTNQELATCVINEIPIKVAIINNSSLGMVRQWQTLFFDGRHSNTDLNTGHGTARIPDFVKLADAYGCLAIRVEREDEIDAAIQLALETNDRPVVIDFVVSADAMVWPMVPQGVSNSFVQYARDHAPEFDKED
- the ilvN gene encoding acetolactate synthase small subunit, with amino-acid sequence MTSHVLSLLVEDKPGLLTRVAGLFARRGFNIESLAVGVTEVPGLSRITVVVDVDQLPLEQVTKQLNKLINVIKIVELDAAASVQRQHVLVKVRADNASRSNVLEVVNLFRGSVVDYAPDALVVEITGDKGKVDAFLRALEPFGVKEMAQSGLLAIGRGGKSITERVLRG